A window of Limosilactobacillus sp. WILCCON 0051 genomic DNA:
AAAGGCGCGGTTATAGCCCAGTTTGTCAATGTCGCGCCGCAGGATCCGCACACACAGCGCGTGAAAAGTCGAAACCCAGATATCACGAGCGCTTTCGCCTAAAAGCTTGCCCACCCGCTCCTGCATTTCACGGGCGGCCTTGTTGGTAAAGGTAATCGCCAGGATATTCCAAGGGTTGACCCCCTGCTCTTCAATTAAGTAGGCTACTCGATGCGTCAGAACCCGGGTTTTACCTGAACCGGCTCCGGCCATGACCAAAAGCGGCCCTTCCGTAGTTAAAACGGCTTCTGCCTGCTTATCATTCATTCCTTGCAGTAATTGACTTGTCACGCCGTATTTCCATCCTCTCTTAAAATTATCGTAGACTTCATTATAGCAAATTCCTGTGGCTAATTAAAAAACGAGCAACGATTGCTCGGCGCTGCTCGCATAAAAGTTATTGCTGATCAGAAGCCGGGGTTGAATCGGTTGATGTTTTTTCATTCCAAACCTCGGTATCCTCGATTTGATGCTGTAGTTCTTCCAGACTGGACTTACCGACTGCCCAGACGAATCCCGCCACTGCTTGCGGATCCTCCCGTACTTCGGTAAAGAAGCGGTAGTGCCAGTTGTCTTTTAACAGCCATTGCCGCTGCAGGGCTGCGCGTTGTGCCACCCGCGCCAGCATCATCACGGTCGGCTGCAGCGTCTGGACCTCAAAAAGCGGCATTCCGGCAATTGCCCGCAAAAGCTGCTCAGTTTGCGAAACATTAGTGGCATAGTCAAAAACACTGCCATAAGTTGACAGCCCCGGTTCAATTCCGTGGACATACAGATTACCAGTTGCCGTTACGTAGAAGTCGACACGAAAAACGCCGCGATACTGCAGGTTTTCAGCTACACTGGTTACGATCCGCTCCATTTCCTGGGAAATATCAGCGCTCAGATTGGCTGGTGTCTTGACTCCCAGCAGCTTCTCATCGGCATTCAGCATCAGTTCAATCGCAGGAAATACCTGAACGTTTTCGCCATCGGTAGCTGCCAGCATCGTATATTCAGCAGTGTGATCAATCCAGGATTCTAAAAGATAGGTTCCCGCATTGATAAAATCAGCGGCGCGGGTAATATCAGACTGTTTGACGATCCTCATCGACTGTTCGCCAATCCCTCTTTGAATCGGCTTTAAGATTGCTGGATAGCCGATTGAGTCGATGGACTGGTAGACGTCATCCAAGCTGATTACCGTAACGTACGGTGCCACATTGACGTTGATCTGGTCCAAAAATGCCCGCTCCATCAAACGATCCTGGACGATTTCCAACGCGTTGACTCCTTGCGGCAGATAGGCATCCCGGCTTAGATAGCGCAAGACGCTGGAGTCGATCAGGTCGTTGGCATAGATAATAGCATCACACGTCTGGGCAAACATCGTCAGTTTTTCTTGGTTATTGTAAGCCCCACTGATCGTAAAATCAGCCTGTTTGGTTAAACTAGGCTGTGCGTGATCAACATAGACGCCAACGTTAAAACCAGCCCGCTTAGCAGCAGTAATCAGGGTGCTGCCGTTGCGGTCCAAGCCGATAATGCCCAGCGTTGCTCCTGGATATAATGCATTTGTACTGCTCATTAGCCCACCCCCATTAGCAGTTAGTCTTCAAATTCAGCTTTGCCATTGGCTAATGAGCTGACCTTAGCCAATGATTCAATACGCAGTCCCTGTTTCCGCAGTTCCTGACCGCCTTTTTGGAACGTCTTTTCAATCACGATGCCAGCACCAGCAACTTCAACGCCTGCTGCTTGAGCAATCTGGAGCATTCCTTCCAGTGCCTGACCATTTGCCAAAAAGTCGTCAATCAGCAAAACCTTATCCGTTGGGCTGACATATTTTTTGGAGATTGAGATCTGATTGGTCGTTTCCTTGGTGTAGGAATAAACGCTGGCCGTATACAGATCATCTTTTAAAGTCAGACTTTTATGCTTACGGGCAAAAATTACCGGAACATTCATTGCCAGCCCAGTCATTACGGCCGGTGCAATTCCAGAAGACTCAACCGTCCAAATCTTGGTAACGCCCGCGTCCTTATAAAGCTTGGCAAATTCTTCACCCATGTGTTTCATTAGGACTGGATCAACCTGATGATTCAAAAAGGCATCAACTTTTAAAACATTGCCAGGCAAAACCGTACCATACTCTTTAATTTTTTCCTGCAGTTCTTTCATGGAGTCCTCCTTAACGGCTTATTTATCATAATTGTACAACTTATAGGTCTGAATTACTGAAATTAATTTTTGGGCGTAATCCGGATCGGTTGCATAATGGGCTTCTTGCAGTGCCTTAGCAGCCTCTTTGTAGTCGGAAGCTTGGGTAACGGCTTGATAGTTTTGGCTGTTGTAGTCCGTCCCATTAATCATCAGCTTGGTGTGATCCTTGATTGACTCGCTCCAGCTGGAATAAACCTTAAAACGGCCCTTAGTCGTGATCCATTTGCCATTTACGTATTCTTTGGTCGTCAGGACTTGGGAGTTTTCGCCAGTTCCCTTGATACCAAACAGGTTGTGGTATTTAGCCGCCAACTTGCTGCTGCCCCAGTCGGATTCCAAGATTGCCTGGGCAATGGTAATTGAAGCTGGAACGTTGTATTTTTTCTGCATTGCCTGAGCTTCAGGAGCAACCTGCTTGATAAACAGACGCTTGGCATTTTGTTGACGTTCGATAATCTGCTGCTGTTGGTAGCGTTGGTAGAAATGATGACCAACGTAGGCACCCAAAAAGAGCACGATGACCGTTAAAATACCAATCAGCCAGCGATGTTGAAACAGCTTTTTTGAGTGCCGCGTTTTTGAGCGGCGTTTCTTTGCCACAAATAATTCCCCCTGTTTGTTTAACGTAATTTAAAGTTCTATTTTGCATTTTACCAGACTAAAATCATTTAAAAAACTGTGAAACGCCAAATTTGCAAAAATATAAAAAAAGCACCAGCTGGATGCTGATGCTTGATTTTTTTGATCGCAAATGATTAGTAAACCATATGTGACCATTCCAAATCTCTGAAGTGTTGATATAACGCTGTTTCCAGCAAAAATATTAACGCTTGGAGAATTGTGAAGCCTTACGAGCCTTCTTCAGACCTGGCTTCTTCCGTTCCTTCATCCGAGGGTCACGAGTCAACAGACCGGCCTTCTTCAGAGCATCCCGGAAATCTGGGTCGACGCTCAGTAGGGCACGAGCAATCCCGTGACGAACTGCGCCGGCTTGACCAGAGAAGCCACCACCGCGAACGTTGACCAGAACGTCGTATTGACCTTCCGTCTTCGTTGCAGCAAATGGTTGGTTGACGATAGCACGCAGGTTGGCAAACGGAATGTATTCTTCGATTGCCTTACCGTTCATCGTAATGTTACCAGAACCTGGTACCAGACGAACCCGTGCGGTAGCATCCTTGCGGCGACCAGTACCACTGTATTGAACTTGTTGAGCCAATTCCGTTCCCTCCTTAGATTAAGTTCGTGATGTCAAGCACTTCTGGTTGTTGAGCAGCGTGCTTGTGATCTTCACCAGCATAAACATGCAGCTTCATGCCCATCTTGCGACCAAGAGGGGTGTGTGGCAACATGCCCTTGATGGAATCTTCCACCAGCTTTTCTGGTTCGTTGGCGCGACGTTCGCCCGCCGTCTTTTGCTTCAGACCACCAGGGTAGTCAGAGTGACGGTAGTAGATCTTGTCAGCAGCCTTCTTACCAGTCAACTTAACTTCGGCAGCGTTGATAACGATGACATTGTCACCAGTGTCAACGTGTGGGGTGTAGGTTGGCTTGTTCTTGCCCTTCAGAACGGAAGCAACAACGGATGCCAGACGACCCAGGGAGATACCCTTGGCGTCGACAATGTACCATTTGCGGTCAACTTCACCAGGTTTTGCCATGTATGTCGTTCTCACGATTAAGTCCTCCAATTTTTGTCTTTCTTTTACAAATAATTGTGTACCGAGTAATTAGATGGAAAAGAAATACCATTCGTTATTTTACTTGATAGATTCCGATTCGTCAATGGTTTTGTTATTCTGATCACCATAATCAACGCTGACCAGATAAAGACCGCTGGCTGGCGCTGTCATGCGAGCCTGATTGCGATCTTTGGCAGCCAAAACCCTGATAACGTCATTGACCGGTCGCTGATTGCTGCCGATCTCTAATAAAAAGGCCACCATAATGCGAACCTGATTATATAAGAAGCCATTCCCGACAAAGTCAAAGACAATCTCATTATTGGCCTCATCACGATGCACATCTGCCTGATAGATCGTTCTGACATTGCTTAAAGCCTGACTGCCCGATGCCACGAAGCTGGTAAAATCATGCTCGCCAACCAGATCTTGAGCAGCTTTTTGCATTTTAGCCACGTCGACTGGATATTTGAAATGAGCCGTATAGTTGCGTTTAAACGGATTAACGAAATCACTTTGATCAACCCGATAGCGATAATGCTTGGAATGAGCATTAAAGCGAGCGTGAAAGTCAGGGCTGACCAATTCGGCTTTTTTTACAATGATATCCAGCGGCAAAAGACTGTTTAAGGCTTTGCGCATTGAATCATTAGACAGCTTGTATGGGCAGTCGAAATGCGCCACTTGATTGAGCGCATGTACCCCAGCATCCGTGCGGCCTGAACCAATTACGGACAATGGCGGTTCTGGATTCTTGGCAATCTTATTGACGGCATTTTTCAAGGTCTGCTCAACCGTTCGTTTATTAGGCTGAATCTGAAAACCGGAAAAATTGGTTCCATCGTAAGCAAAAGTTATTTTGTAGCGATACACTTGATAATTCCTTTCAAATTAAAATAGCATTCCTGTTGGCATCAGCCGCGTTGCCAGGAGAATAATGGTTGCTAATGTCAGGCCGATCATCGCCAGCGTGTCATTTTGATGCCAATGCAGTACCCGATATTTAGTCCGTGGCGCATCTGGATCATAGCCCCGAGCCTCCATTGCAGTTGCCAGCTCCTCAGCTCGTTTAAATGAGCCGACAAACAATGGAATCAAAAGCGGCTCCAGTCGTCTGGCACGCTCAATCAAACTGCCCTCGTCAAAGTTGACGCCTCTTGATTTCTGGGCATTCATCACTTTGGTTGTTTCATCCATGATGGTTGGGATAAAGCGCAAAACGATCATCAGCATGACGGCAATCTGGTTAACTGGCACGCGCAGATAACGCAATGGCTTCATAAATGCCTCCATAGCAGCTGCTAATTGAAGTGTCGGCGTAGTGGCGGTCAAAACGGTTGAGATGGTAATAATCAGAATAAACCGTGCTAAAATAATTGCCGACTGATAAAAACCGCCACTGGTAATCGCCAACCAGCCCCACTGCCAATAAACGTGTCCACCGCTGCTGAACAGCAGTTGAATCGCCACTGTAAACAAAATGATCCAAAATAACGGCTTAATTCCGCGCCAATAAAGCTTCAACGGCAGTCTGCTCAATGCAATCAAGGTCCCCAGCACGATAAACAGCCACAGATATCCCAGCCAGTTGCTTGCCAAAAAGACGATCACCACGTACCAAAAACAGCTGAACAGCTTAACGCGCGGATCAAGATGATGCAGCCACGAGCTCCCAGGTACGTATGCGCCCAGAATTACCTTGGCATTACCCATTTGCTCGTCCCCCTTGCTTAAGTCTAATTGCTAATTGATCCGCCAGTTGTTCAATCGTCAGCGGTACACCATCCGTTAAGCGCAGACCATGACTTTGCAGCTGTTGAGCAAACGCAACGCTGGCTGGTGGCATGATGCCAGCTTCATTAAGCAGAACTGCATTGCTGAACAGCTCATGCGGCGTCATAAAAGCAGCTTTTTGCCCATGGTTCATTACCAAAACATGATCGGCAAAACGAGCTGCCTGTTCCATCTGGTGTGTAATCATCAAAATAGTCGTGCCTTTTTGATGAAGCTGATCAACCAGATCCAGTAAGTCGGTGCTGGCTTGAGGGTCTAACCCTGCAGTTGGCTCATCCAAGATCAAGACGCTTGGATGCATGGCCAAAACACCAGCAATCGCCACTCGCCGCATTTGCCCGCCCGAAAGTTCAAACGGTGATCGTTCATTGATGTCACTAGGCAGTTTTAAAGCTTCTAAAGCCGCCAGTGCCTGTTCTTTAGCTTGAGTGGGTGAAACACCCAGATTCAGCGGACCAAACATGACGTCTTTTAAAACCGTTTCAGCAAACAGTTGGCTTTCGGGAAACTGAAACACATAGCCGACCCCTTGCCGCAGTCTTGCCAACGCCTTCTTGTCAGCCCGATTGTCAATTATGACCTCGCCTACGCGCAGCTGACCATGCGTTGGCACCATTAATCCATCCAGCATGGCCATCAGCGTTGACTTGCCGCTACCAGTATGCCCGACAATTGCCGTAAAACTGCCAGTTTCAAGCTTTAAGGAAAAATCCTTGATTGCCCAGGCAGCCATTGGCGTATCGGCTTGGTAGATATAATCAACGTTTAAGAATTCAATTGCTGACATAGCCACTCCACCATCCGTTCTGAATCTAAATATTGTGCTGGCAAATTAATCCCTCGTTTTTTCAACAGCAGCTGCAGTTGTTGATCAAACGGCAATGCCAGATGCAGATCAGCCAGTCTAGCCGGATCTTGCAGTAAAGTCGTTGTTTTGCCCTGCATTGCAACCTTGCCATGATTCAAGACCACTGTGTAATCGCTAAGAGAAAGCTCCACTGGGTCATGCGTAATTGAAATTACAGTCATATCACGTTCAGCAATCAATTTTTTTAACAGGTTCAACAAGTCATGCCGCCCTTTTGGATCCAACATGCTGGTAGCTTCATCCAAAATGATGACTCGTGGACCGATTGCCAAAATCCCAGCCAAGGCAACCCGCTGCTTTTGCCCACCAGAAAGCATGGCAGGCTCACTGTCAGCAAATTCTTGCATTCCAACGGCTTTTAGGGATTCATCAATGCGAGCCTGCATCTGATCATGTGGTATCTGATGGTTCTCAAGACCAAATGCAACATCATCGGCAACTGTAGTCCCAACAAACTGATTGTCAGGATTTTGAAACACCAAACCGATTTGCTGCCGCAGCTGCTGAAGATTTTTTTCATCTACCAACAGCTCATCAATTTTAATCGTACCGCTGCTTGGTATTAAAAGCCCATCAATCAGTCGTGCCAGAGTGCTTTTGCCGCTGCCGTTATGTCCGATCACTGCTGTCCATTTTTTCATGGGCAGCTGCAAGGTTACATCAGATAGCGCTGCCTGCGTGCGATCTGGATATTTAAACGAAAGGTGTTGAATATCAATCAATCATGTCACCCATTTCTTTTTAAACTCATTATCTTATTTTAACAGTGAAGCAGCGGATTTAAAAATATACAAAAAAATCACTTACAACTGGGGTGCACGAAGACATAAACGTCCCGCATTCGAGCTAGACTAGGAATTGCGATTCCACCATCGTAGCGCTCTATACCACCAGCTGTAGTGATTCTTTATTACGTATTGAATTGACGAAAATAATTAGTCGACAAATTCCAGAACAACCATTTGTGCACCGTCACCACGGCGAGGCATGGTCTTCAGAATCCGCGTGTAACCACCTTTACGGTCGGCAAACTTTGGTGCCAGCTCTTCAAACAGGTATTGCAGAGCTGATTGTACGCGAACGTTGTCGCCATCTTCCTTAACGTCAGCAACGACATTGCGCAGGAAAGCAGCTGCTTGACGACGAGAAGCCAAGTCGCCACGCTTTGCCAGCGTAATCATCTTGTCAGCAGTCTTGCGAACTTCCTTAGCGCGAGCTTCGGTAGTCTTGATGCTGCCGTTGACGATCAGGTCAGTGGTCAAATCACGTAATAAAGCCTTACGTTGTGAACTAGTACGTCCTAATTTACGGTAACTCATGAAGTGGTTCCCTCCTTTTAATTGTTTTAATTAGTCTTCTTGGCGGAAGCCTACGCCCAAGTCGGCCAGCTTCAGCTTGATTTCTTCTAAGGACTTTTGACCCAAGTTGCGGACCTTCATCATATCAGCTTCAGTCCGTTCAGTCAGGTCCTTAACA
This region includes:
- a CDS encoding ATP-grasp domain-containing protein, which translates into the protein MSSTNALYPGATLGIIGLDRNGSTLITAAKRAGFNVGVYVDHAQPSLTKQADFTISGAYNNQEKLTMFAQTCDAIIYANDLIDSSVLRYLSRDAYLPQGVNALEIVQDRLMERAFLDQINVNVAPYVTVISLDDVYQSIDSIGYPAILKPIQRGIGEQSMRIVKQSDITRAADFINAGTYLLESWIDHTAEYTMLAATDGENVQVFPAIELMLNADEKLLGVKTPANLSADISQEMERIVTSVAENLQYRGVFRVDFYVTATGNLYVHGIEPGLSTYGSVFDYATNVSQTEQLLRAIAGMPLFEVQTLQPTVMMLARVAQRAALQRQWLLKDNWHYRFFTEVREDPQAVAGFVWAVGKSSLEELQHQIEDTEVWNEKTSTDSTPASDQQ
- a CDS encoding xanthine phosphoribosyltransferase, with the protein product MKELQEKIKEYGTVLPGNVLKVDAFLNHQVDPVLMKHMGEEFAKLYKDAGVTKIWTVESSGIAPAVMTGLAMNVPVIFARKHKSLTLKDDLYTASVYSYTKETTNQISISKKYVSPTDKVLLIDDFLANGQALEGMLQIAQAAGVEVAGAGIVIEKTFQKGGQELRKQGLRIESLAKVSSLANGKAEFED
- a CDS encoding glycoside hydrolase family 73 protein; this encodes MAKKRRSKTRHSKKLFQHRWLIGILTVIVLFLGAYVGHHFYQRYQQQQIIERQQNAKRLFIKQVAPEAQAMQKKYNVPASITIAQAILESDWGSSKLAAKYHNLFGIKGTGENSQVLTTKEYVNGKWITTKGRFKVYSSWSESIKDHTKLMINGTDYNSQNYQAVTQASDYKEAAKALQEAHYATDPDYAQKLISVIQTYKLYNYDK
- the rpsI gene encoding 30S ribosomal protein S9, translated to MAQQVQYSGTGRRKDATARVRLVPGSGNITMNGKAIEEYIPFANLRAIVNQPFAATKTEGQYDVLVNVRGGGFSGQAGAVRHGIARALLSVDPDFRDALKKAGLLTRDPRMKERKKPGLKKARKASQFSKR
- the rplM gene encoding 50S ribosomal protein L13, with protein sequence MRTTYMAKPGEVDRKWYIVDAKGISLGRLASVVASVLKGKNKPTYTPHVDTGDNVIVINAAEVKLTGKKAADKIYYRHSDYPGGLKQKTAGERRANEPEKLVEDSIKGMLPHTPLGRKMGMKLHVYAGEDHKHAAQQPEVLDITNLI
- the truA gene encoding tRNA pseudouridine(38-40) synthase TruA; protein product: MYRYKITFAYDGTNFSGFQIQPNKRTVEQTLKNAVNKIAKNPEPPLSVIGSGRTDAGVHALNQVAHFDCPYKLSNDSMRKALNSLLPLDIIVKKAELVSPDFHARFNAHSKHYRYRVDQSDFVNPFKRNYTAHFKYPVDVAKMQKAAQDLVGEHDFTSFVASGSQALSNVRTIYQADVHRDEANNEIVFDFVGNGFLYNQVRIMVAFLLEIGSNQRPVNDVIRVLAAKDRNQARMTAPASGLYLVSVDYGDQNNKTIDESESIK
- a CDS encoding energy-coupling factor transporter transmembrane component T; this translates as MGNAKVILGAYVPGSSWLHHLDPRVKLFSCFWYVVIVFLASNWLGYLWLFIVLGTLIALSRLPLKLYWRGIKPLFWIILFTVAIQLLFSSGGHVYWQWGWLAITSGGFYQSAIILARFILIITISTVLTATTPTLQLAAAMEAFMKPLRYLRVPVNQIAVMLMIVLRFIPTIMDETTKVMNAQKSRGVNFDEGSLIERARRLEPLLIPLFVGSFKRAEELATAMEARGYDPDAPRTKYRVLHWHQNDTLAMIGLTLATIILLATRLMPTGMLF
- a CDS encoding energy-coupling factor transporter ATPase — encoded protein: MSAIEFLNVDYIYQADTPMAAWAIKDFSLKLETGSFTAIVGHTGSGKSTLMAMLDGLMVPTHGQLRVGEVIIDNRADKKALARLRQGVGYVFQFPESQLFAETVLKDVMFGPLNLGVSPTQAKEQALAALEALKLPSDINERSPFELSGGQMRRVAIAGVLAMHPSVLILDEPTAGLDPQASTDLLDLVDQLHQKGTTILMITHQMEQAARFADHVLVMNHGQKAAFMTPHELFSNAVLLNEAGIMPPASVAFAQQLQSHGLRLTDGVPLTIEQLADQLAIRLKQGGRANG
- a CDS encoding energy-coupling factor transporter ATPase — translated: MQHLSFKYPDRTQAALSDVTLQLPMKKWTAVIGHNGSGKSTLARLIDGLLIPSSGTIKIDELLVDEKNLQQLRQQIGLVFQNPDNQFVGTTVADDVAFGLENHQIPHDQMQARIDESLKAVGMQEFADSEPAMLSGGQKQRVALAGILAIGPRVIILDEATSMLDPKGRHDLLNLLKKLIAERDMTVISITHDPVELSLSDYTVVLNHGKVAMQGKTTTLLQDPARLADLHLALPFDQQLQLLLKKRGINLPAQYLDSERMVEWLCQQLNS
- the rplQ gene encoding 50S ribosomal protein L17 encodes the protein MSYRKLGRTSSQRKALLRDLTTDLIVNGSIKTTEARAKEVRKTADKMITLAKRGDLASRRQAAAFLRNVVADVKEDGDNVRVQSALQYLFEELAPKFADRKGGYTRILKTMPRRGDGAQMVVLEFVD